The genomic interval AGAAATATCCTAGCTAGCGCTGTTTTACTAATCTTCTTGGCAGCCTGCTCTACCACAAAAACCGTAAATACAGTGGGTGGCAGTGCAAAGGAACTATCGAAAAAAGAAAGGAAAATCCTGATCGACGCAATCTCAGAAAAGGAATTAAAATATGCGACTTTCAGCACGAAAGCTAAAACGAGACTTTCAGTTGATAACAAGTCATTTAATTCAACCCTGAATATTCGGATTAAAAACAATGAAACTATCTGGATATCAGCAACTGCCTTTTTGGGTATTGAAGCGGCCAGAATCAAGATTACACCGAATCGTATCCAAATCCTTAATCGGCTACAAAGCACATATATTGATAAGCCATTTGAGTATATCTACAATTACACGACCAGGGAATTGACATTTAACGAGTTGGAAGATCTTTTAGTTGGAAATGCCATGGGCTTCTATGATAACGACGTAAACCAAACGCTGATTCTTGATGATTCTTTCATGATCATAGGTCAACTAGAAAACCTTGATTTCGAAATGAAGTTAAAAGAAAATTATTCTCTGCAACAAACTAAACTTTCTGACGGTAATCGCAGTCAAACAGTACAAGTGGATTACAATAACTTTCAAGAGGTAGGATCTTCTTACGCTCCGGGTCAGGTGAAGATCAGATTAAACGCAGAAAAGGTCGACCTTAACGCAGAAATGGCATATGAGGAGTTGAATCTCGATCAAAACTTAGATTTCCCATTTTCTGTTCCCGAAAAATATAAAAAGCTCTAATCCTGTTTTAAAAAAAATGCAAAGGCAGTGGAAAATATTATGATTAACTTCGTAGCTGAAAAATAAGAGGTCTATTTAAACATAGCATTGAGAAGAATGAATTTGATAAGAAAGATACCCATTATTTTAATGTTGATGCTCTTTTCAGTAGCAAGTTTTGCACAATCAAGTGCTGAGCTAAAAAAACAGCGTGAGCGTTTGGATCGTGAAATTAGCCTTCTTAATGAAAGTTTAAAAAAGACATCAAGCGACAAAGCACTGACGCTGAAGCAAGTGAACGCATTAAACACCCAAATCCAACTCCGCGAACGCAAGATCAGCACCATCAGCTCGGAAGTAAGATTAATAGAGCGGCAAATCCAAGATAATACACAAGAAATCAAGAAATTAGAGGAGCAGTTAGAAAAGCTAAAAAAAGATTATGCAAGCATGATTCGCTTTGCGTTCCGCAATAAGAATGGGTATAACAAGATGATGTTCATCTTTGCCTCTAGTGACTTCAATCAGGCTTTTAAACGAGTTAAATATCTTCAACAGTTTAGTGAATCGAGAAAAAACCAGGCAAAAGAGATTGAAGAGACACAAGCTACTATCAAACGGAAAATAGAAGAACTAGCAGCTGCCAAAAAGGAGCAGTCGGCACTCTTGGCGGTTCAGGAATCTGAGCGAAATACACTGAGTGATCAGAAGAGCGAGAAATCAAAAGTTGTCAGCACCTTTGCTGGTCAGGAAAAACAATACAAGCAAGAGATATCAAAAAAGCAACAAGAATCTCAACGATTGGCTCGTGCTATCCAGGCAGCGATCAGACGTGAAATTGAAGCTGAAAGAAAACGTGCCGAAGAGGCAGCCAGACTCGCTGCAGCGAAAGAGGCAGCCAGAGCGAAAGCTGCCGGCGAAGCACCAAAACCTGCAGAACCGGAGAAGCCAGCTGCAGCGCCAAAAACTGCCTCTGGGGTTCTGTCAGCCACACCGGAAGCCGCAAAGCTATCAAATGAATTCATGGGCAATCGAGGAAAGTTACCATGGCCGGTAGCACAAGGAACGATTACTCAAGGCTTTGGTATGCATACCTATGGCAAGGGGGTGAAAATGGAGAATAATGGTGTTAATATCAGAACCAACAGCGGGGCTGCTGTCCGGGCTATTTTTGACGGAGAAGTAACTAGTGTTGTTCAAATGATGGGAGCTGGTTATGCCATAATAATTCGTCACGGTAAATATTTTTCAGTTTATTCTAATCTTCGCTCAGTCTCCGTATCACGGGGTACAAAAGTTACCGTGAAACAGGCAATCGGTACAGCTGCTACGGATCCTGACGAAGGTACGACAGAAGTGCACTTTGAACTTTGGGAAGGTTCTGCACCTATAAATCCAACTCCTTGGCTTGCACGTTTCTAAATAATAGTCGTATATTTGTTTCCTGTCGGAAACATTTTACTTGTTAACGACTGTTGAGTTTATTATTATATACTATTAAAAGTACACAAATGATTAGTACAACTTTAGGATTTTTGGGCGGGCAAGAGTTAATTGTTATTGCCTTAGCACTATTGCTGCTATTTGGGGGAAGAAAAATCCCTGAACTTATGCGCGGCTTGGGAAAGGGAATTCGTGAGTTTAAGGATGCCCAAAATGATGACGCTACTTCTACTCCCAACGAAAAGGTAAAAGAAGAGCAAAAATAGTATCCCCATTCTAGAAAAATACTGAATTTTAGCGTTCAACGTTCCACTTTAACGGTGGTGTGGAATGCTTTTTTGTATTTAGACAATAAAATAGATAAGGTGATCGTTTTTAAATAAAAACCGATAATCAATATGCTATTAAAGCGCACCTCATTAATAGGACTAGCGTTACTAATTTTTTGTAATGGTATAGCCTATAGTGATTCGATTCGCAGAACGAATAAGACGAATAATATAGATTCAACTCGAGTAGCCTTTGCAGAGTCAAGCAAGGTAGCCCCCATCAAGACTACGAACATTCCTCAGTTGTCTCAAAACGAGAAACGACTGGCCTCTGAGCCCATCAATGATTTGTTAGAAATCCAGCATTCACCGTTTCGACAATTGATGGAAGCCAACCATAATGATTTTGTTGAATCTTACATCAACAAATATGCCAGCAGAAGTTATACTTCACATTTATCAGAGATGAAGGGTCTAGCCTCCTACTATTTTCCTATTTTCGAAAAAATATTCCGTGAAGTTGGTATACCATCTGATATAAAATATTTATCAGTCATCGAATCGTCGCTAAACCCGCACGCCGTTTCCCGTGTAGGGGCGACTGGTCCGTGGCAATTCATGTACGCAACGGCCAAAGGTTACGGACTGCAAATCAATTCTTATGTAGATGAGCGAAAAGACCCCATCGAAGCAACCTATGCCGCGGCCAACTATTTAAAAGAGGCATACGATATCTATGGAGACTGGTTTTTGGCTATCGCTTCTTATAACTGTGGAATGGGCAACGTCAATAGAGCAATACGTCGAAGTGGGAAATCATCACCTAGTTTTTGGGATATTAGACCCTATTTACCGGGTGAAACCAAGAACTATATCCCTTCTTTCATTGCGATCAGCCACGTTTTGGGAAACCCGGATCGATATCCTGTAGAGCCATCATATGCCGACTTTCCTGAAGCGATCGATGTAATCATGGTCAGCCGTAACATTTCGTTAGCTTCGGTTGCTAAAACACTCGGACTTAGCACCGAATATTTATCTACGCTGAACCCGTCTTATAGGAAAAAGGTAATCAACGGTACTAAAATCAACCCAGGTCGTCTTGTTGTTCCAAAAGTCGCAAAGAACGATTACGCCAA from Pedobacter indicus carries:
- a CDS encoding murein hydrolase activator EnvC family protein, which codes for MNLIRKIPIILMLMLFSVASFAQSSAELKKQRERLDREISLLNESLKKTSSDKALTLKQVNALNTQIQLRERKISTISSEVRLIERQIQDNTQEIKKLEEQLEKLKKDYASMIRFAFRNKNGYNKMMFIFASSDFNQAFKRVKYLQQFSESRKNQAKEIEETQATIKRKIEELAAAKKEQSALLAVQESERNTLSDQKSEKSKVVSTFAGQEKQYKQEISKKQQESQRLARAIQAAIRREIEAERKRAEEAARLAAAKEAARAKAAGEAPKPAEPEKPAAAPKTASGVLSATPEAAKLSNEFMGNRGKLPWPVAQGTITQGFGMHTYGKGVKMENNGVNIRTNSGAAVRAIFDGEVTSVVQMMGAGYAIIIRHGKYFSVYSNLRSVSVSRGTKVTVKQAIGTAATDPDEGTTEVHFELWEGSAPINPTPWLARF
- a CDS encoding Sec-independent protein translocase subunit TatA/TatB; translation: MISTTLGFLGGQELIVIALALLLLFGGRKIPELMRGLGKGIREFKDAQNDDATSTPNEKVKEEQK
- a CDS encoding lytic transglycosylase domain-containing protein, with translation MLLKRTSLIGLALLIFCNGIAYSDSIRRTNKTNNIDSTRVAFAESSKVAPIKTTNIPQLSQNEKRLASEPINDLLEIQHSPFRQLMEANHNDFVESYINKYASRSYTSHLSEMKGLASYYFPIFEKIFREVGIPSDIKYLSVIESSLNPHAVSRVGATGPWQFMYATAKGYGLQINSYVDERKDPIEATYAAANYLKEAYDIYGDWFLAIASYNCGMGNVNRAIRRSGKSSPSFWDIRPYLPGETKNYIPSFIAISHVLGNPDRYPVEPSYADFPEAIDVIMVSRNISLASVAKTLGLSTEYLSTLNPSYRKKVINGTKINPGRLVVPKVAKNDYAKLYKFLEGHIQGQKMMLAANGNSGNVKSTQSKYHRVRKGEDVNEIALHYNVKARDLLAWNHLKEGANIEGRNLLVTAPVTEKKSTQEIKTNRSNYYIAYKVKNGDTLDTIAKQFKGSSVSSLKAMNGLTSNIVEPGMTLKIMQD
- a CDS encoding DUF4292 domain-containing protein, which translates into the protein MWTNRNILASAVLLIFLAACSTTKTVNTVGGSAKELSKKERKILIDAISEKELKYATFSTKAKTRLSVDNKSFNSTLNIRIKNNETIWISATAFLGIEAARIKITPNRIQILNRLQSTYIDKPFEYIYNYTTRELTFNELEDLLVGNAMGFYDNDVNQTLILDDSFMIIGQLENLDFEMKLKENYSLQQTKLSDGNRSQTVQVDYNNFQEVGSSYAPGQVKIRLNAEKVDLNAEMAYEELNLDQNLDFPFSVPEKYKKL